A genomic stretch from Sulfurimonas sediminis includes:
- a CDS encoding response regulator transcription factor, which produces MKILLLEDEIMLNESIQEYLQEQGHIVVSFTDGLEAFENLQKDDYDLLILDISVPNIDGLTLLEKLHAIKIHTPSIYISALVDIEDISRAYDLGCYDYLKKPFHLKELALKIDRILTDKDIPLVFLRLSKNYMYDQENNTLLFQNTPQILTKKQSQIIDILARNRSRIVDFEQFRIYVWDEQIVDNATIRAEINRLKKVLHEDIIVNVRGMGYMIEK; this is translated from the coding sequence ATGAAAATTCTTTTACTGGAAGATGAAATAATGTTAAACGAATCTATACAGGAGTATCTGCAGGAGCAGGGGCATATTGTTGTAAGTTTTACAGACGGTCTTGAAGCATTTGAAAATCTTCAAAAAGACGACTATGATTTATTGATCTTGGATATCTCTGTACCAAATATAGACGGATTGACACTTTTGGAAAAACTTCATGCAATCAAAATTCATACGCCTAGCATTTATATCAGTGCCCTGGTAGATATAGAAGATATCTCCCGTGCCTATGATCTGGGATGCTATGATTACTTGAAAAAACCTTTTCATTTAAAAGAGCTTGCTTTGAAAATTGACAGAATTTTGACAGACAAAGATATTCCTCTGGTTTTTCTCAGGCTTTCAAAAAACTATATGTATGATCAGGAAAACAATACGCTTTTGTTTCAGAATACTCCCCAGATTCTTACAAAAAAACAATCACAGATTATAGATATTTTAGCCAGGAACAGAAGCAGAATAGTCGATTTTGAACAGTTTCGTATATATGTATGGGATGAACAAATTGTAGACAATGCAACCATAAGAGCAGAGATTAACAGGCTGAAAAAAGTACTTCATGAAGATATTATTGTTAATGTCAGAGGCATGGGGTATATGATCGAAAAATAA
- a CDS encoding sensor histidine kinase → MQKKRFTSWTIKQANTVTTVVILVFVIIFAYLLIKENYQDYEKTIYKQEHSVADYGDTQKQLKSLLVKNTLAIVTLSFILFAIMLGLYKIFYALIQNDMHRFLNFFKNAAHKEALLSPDEIFFKEFKEMVLYANEMVKTINQQKLSLKEINLILEKKVQKKTLYLEEANAKLLEEKKFSEEILAAQKEFLRYTVHETNTPLSVILTSIELYEMKNKKDRQLSKIEAAAKNIFNIYDDLSYLVKKDQVPYPKVSIELVSYLSMRIEFFRDVAHLAKIDFEYSSDLDKVYIYFNETKLQRIVDNTITNAIKYTLPEETVFLHVKQTGADVMFSVASKSKIIKNPEKIFDAYYRENNNVKGFGLGLQLVKNICEEDNVRIDIASTDKLTTFEYKFKMMGE, encoded by the coding sequence ATGCAAAAGAAGAGATTTACATCTTGGACTATCAAGCAAGCCAATACTGTTACAACTGTTGTTATATTGGTCTTTGTTATTATATTTGCCTATTTGCTGATAAAAGAAAATTATCAGGATTATGAAAAAACGATCTACAAGCAAGAACACAGTGTGGCTGATTACGGAGATACACAAAAACAGCTCAAAAGCCTTCTGGTGAAAAATACTTTAGCTATTGTGACACTCTCTTTTATACTTTTTGCAATCATGCTTGGATTGTATAAGATATTTTATGCGTTGATTCAAAATGATATGCATCGGTTTTTGAATTTTTTTAAAAATGCGGCACACAAAGAAGCATTGCTGAGTCCTGATGAAATTTTTTTTAAAGAATTTAAAGAGATGGTTCTGTATGCAAATGAAATGGTAAAGACAATAAATCAGCAAAAGCTATCATTAAAAGAGATCAATCTTATTCTTGAAAAAAAGGTACAAAAGAAAACATTGTATTTGGAAGAGGCAAATGCAAAACTTTTAGAAGAGAAAAAGTTTTCAGAGGAGATACTTGCCGCACAAAAAGAGTTTTTACGCTACACTGTGCACGAAACAAATACGCCTCTGAGTGTTATTTTGACAAGTATAGAACTGTATGAAATGAAAAATAAAAAAGACAGACAATTGTCCAAAATAGAAGCAGCTGCAAAAAATATATTTAATATATATGATGATTTGAGTTATCTTGTAAAAAAAGATCAGGTGCCGTATCCCAAAGTCTCAATTGAACTGGTTTCGTATCTCAGCATGCGGATAGAGTTTTTCAGAGATGTTGCACATCTGGCTAAAATTGATTTTGAATACAGCAGTGATTTGGACAAGGTTTATATTTATTTTAATGAAACAAAACTTCAGCGTATTGTAGACAATACTATTACAAATGCCATCAAATACACTTTGCCAGAGGAAACAGTCTTCTTACATGTAAAGCAAACAGGAGCAGATGTGATGTTTAGTGTAGCAAGCAAGTCTAAAATTATAAAAAATCCGGAGAAAATTTTTGATGCATACTACAGAGAAAACAACAATGTCAAAGGATTTGGATTGGGGCTGCAGTTGGTGAAAAATATTTGTGAAGAAGACAATGTGCGCATAGATATAGCATCCACTGACAAACTGACTACATTTGAATACAAATTTAAAATGATGGGTGAATAA
- a CDS encoding peptidylprolyl isomerase produces MFGKSQLKEYNLSEEELKKLQYAKIVTNKGDIWIKLYPEETPNTVANFAHLAQTGFYDNLSFHRVIPGFMAQGGCPQGTGTGGPGWSIACETDKNTHKHVKGTLSMAHAGQNTGGSQFFICFVPCPHLDGVHTVFGGIEENDAESFAVLDSIEGQDEIKTIEIHEKRD; encoded by the coding sequence ATGTTTGGAAAATCACAACTCAAAGAATACAATTTAAGCGAAGAAGAATTAAAAAAACTGCAATATGCAAAAATCGTAACAAACAAAGGCGATATCTGGATTAAACTTTATCCGGAGGAAACACCAAATACCGTTGCAAACTTTGCACATTTGGCACAAACAGGATTTTATGACAACCTTAGTTTTCACCGTGTTATTCCTGGTTTTATGGCACAGGGCGGTTGTCCGCAGGGAACTGGAACAGGTGGTCCGGGCTGGTCTATTGCATGTGAGACTGACAAAAATACGCACAAACATGTCAAAGGAACACTTTCTATGGCACATGCCGGGCAAAACACAGGCGGAAGCCAGTTCTTTATCTGTTTTGTGCCGTGTCCGCATTTAGATGGTGTCCATACAGTTTTTGGCGGAATTGAAGAAAATGACGCTGAGAGTTTTGCGGTTTTAGATTCAATTGAAGGGCAGGACGAAATAAAAACTATAGAGATTCACGAAAAAAGAGACTAG